CCGAATTATCCATTTTGAACATATATCAATTTGAAACTGTTTCCGTTCCGTGTGCTACTTTCTTACTTTTGCGGTGGATTAAATTCTTGGTTACGTGTTTGTTGGCGCACCGCTTAAATCTTTACTTTTGCTGTGGATTAAATTCTTGGTTACGTGTTTGTTGGCGCACCGCCTAAATCTTTGTCGTGTACGTTTGCTGTAAATGTAGGATACGATGATATTTATTACGTGATGAACACGTGTTGATCGAATAAAAAAGGTATCATTAATAAGAAAATTTAACGGttggatttttatttttaatttatctTTTTTTGCAGACGGAATGACTGAACATGATGTTGGTGTCCGGCCTAATATGCCATATTTCAAGGTTAAAGAAACAGAGGGATTTCCTAAAATCACATACCTACACCTTTCCGAATGTGACAAATTTTCGGTATGTTATTTATTTGTCAATATTTAGTATCTATTCTTTTATTTATATGATATCTACATCCCTATAATTTAGCCCAAAATCATCTTTATCTCTaaaatttgtttgttttttagaaaACTACATATTTCCCATATATatcattatttatttaattaagagaTATTGAGTTTAAATAACCCCAGCTTTCACCATTTGGCCGATAACACTCTCAACTTACGAATTGTACCACgccactcccaactttcaacttattttccccTGACACTCCCAAACTAACTGAACCTTAAACCCAGTTAGCTGACGTCAGATGCCACATCACTAAACAAGTGCCACATCAGATGCCATGTCAGCGAAAAAGCCATGCTAGTTGCCATGACAGATGCCACGACAGCAAAAAGTGCCATGTCAGATGTCACGTCAGCAAAAAAACTACTAACTGGGCTCAGTTAGTTTGGGAGTGCCagaggaaaataagttgaaagttgagagTGACATTGTACAATTTGTAAGTTGAGAGTATTAATGGTGAAAGTtagggttatttaaatccaatatccccttaattaaataatatttattttgttattattGTTTATCTATTTCTTCCATTTACAAAATATGAGGAAACATCTTATTGGTAATCGAATAGTAAGTCCCTAAATATGGTGAATGAGAAGTGAGTCCCTCAAATTATAGGGATGGGGTTTGTAATGGGAATGCTTTTAGGCTACACAATTTCAATAGGTGATCTACATTGCGTTAAACTAAAATCGGTAGTATAACTTTATAAGGGAGAACACGTAATATATGCTTTGTCTTTTCAGATTGGAATATTTCTATTGCCACCAACGGGTGTCCTGCCACTCCACAACCACCCCCAGATGACGGTTTTCAGTAAGCTTCTGTTTGGAACCATGCACATCAAAGCATATGATTGGGTCGATAATATTGCTTCAAGCTCTGCTCCTAAATCCGATTCATCAGAGTGTGAGTTCTTAACCAGTGGCATATTTTTTCATTTCTTATTGAAAATTCTATCACATGTGGCTACGTTGACCACCCGGTCAAAACGGGTTGGGTTGACTTGAATCACCTAGGCAAGTTTTGGTCAAAAAGGGTCGGTTCACTTTAAATTCATGGCTTTAAACTCACGAAACCCGTGTTCTTCAGGTGAAGAAACGGCTGAAGAAAAAACCGATAGCGTACGTTTGGCAAAGCTCAAAGTCAACTCCGACTTCACTGCCCCATGCAACACATCGATTCTTTATCCAACAGATGGTGGTAACATGCATTGCTTTACAGCAATAACATCATGTGCCGTTCTTGATGTTTTGGGCCCGCCATACTGTGATGCCGAAGGCAGGCACTGCCAATACTATCGTACTCATCCTTTCACCAGCTTTTCAGGTTCATCACTCGTAACCCCCGTTAACTAATCACTTCCCACTTCTCTATTTCCATAATAATCGTAAAAATACTAAAACTTTTCGGTTGTATGGCAGCTGGAGATAATAAACAGTTGCCTGGTGACGATGAGAAGGCGAAAGAGCTAGACTACGCATGGCTCGAAGAGATAGATAAGCCCGCAGGCTTATCCGTGGTCGGAGCGCCATACAACGGGCCGAGAATCGTGGAGAAAGAGTAGAGATCGATCCGGAGTTGAAAATGGCTGCACAAAACAGAAAGTTTCGTCTGTTTTTGTTTCGCATTTGTTTTGTTTTAGGATTTGTTGGGTAAAGATGGTTTTGGTTTGCTTTGGTTTAAGATGTTGTACATAAACTTGACTTGAGCATAAGGGTAGTACATATTTTCTTGAGTTGGAACGACCAAATAAAAGTACAACGGTTGCGGGAGGTACACATTTGGTCGTTCTATGTCGGGAAAAAGTATTCACCATAAATGGGGATGGATATAAAGCGTACTTGTTTAGGACCAACATGAAgtggtttattttttttaatggttTGGTGATATTTGCTAGATGTAGTTTGTTGCTACTTTAGGATATATAGACAATTCAATTACCCGATTTGCATATAAAATTTTATTTCTCAACTGTGAATTCGGGGATATCTAAATGTATGAAAATTTGTAGGGAGTATGCAAGATTTCAAGTTTCCCATATAAGGATCCCAATGTTTTAAGGGGTACAATAACCGAAGCAGTGTTATAGGTTGTGACTTATCCATTTTTGAATTTCGAATTTCTGAGAAGTGGATTAAACATGACTTGCTAGAGTTGTACCTCTCTTATAACTTGGTTTAGGATGCGAGTCCATGAAGACGTAGAATTAAAGTTAAGAATTTTTAGAGGATGATACATCGATGTCTTAGCTTTGTTATTAGATGCTTAAGTTTTACTTGCACTTTTTACCGACTTTGCATGCATTTATgtctatatactatatatatagaCATATAGACATAAATGCATGCAAAGTCTGTAGAAAGTGCAAGAAAAACTTAAGCATTTTGTCATTAATGCGTAGGAAATTGTATTGATACAAGGATATTTGTCATAAATGTGTCACAAGTTGTGAAGCAATCCCGACGAATGGTTTATGAATCTATATTTTGTCATAAATCCGTAGGAAATTGTATTGATACATGGATTGTTTCCTACGCCTTTTTGACAATTTGCAATAGATTTAAGCAttttgtcataaatgcgtagGAAATTGTATTGATACAAGGATATTTGTCAGAAATGTGTCACAAGTTGTGATGCAATCCCGACGGAtggtttattttaattaataaataaatattttgtcaGAATTGTTTAGAAAAAATGCTATCATTTTCCCTTATTTATTTTGCATATGTTAATATTTATCCGGTAAACAATTATAATTATCCTTTTGTAGATTATTTGTGACAGATTTGTGACGCAACTGTCAAGTAAatagggttttcttattttttgtAGGAAACTTGTCACAAGTTGTGACGGAATTCTGACGGATGGTTTaagttaattaaaaaataaatataaatgtgTAGGAAACGATATAATTTCTGACAGATTTgtgacgcaactgtcaattaattaCGGTTTTCTTATTTTTTGTCACAAATTTGTAGGAAACGATATTATTTTCCCTTATTTATTTggcttatataaatatttattcggtaaagaataataattaaccttttgtaggttatttctgacagatttgtgacgcaactgtcaattaattagggttttcttgtttTTCGTCATGGATGCATCGAAAATTTGTAATAAAATCATGaatttttttgtaggaaattcgtCACAAAGGTGTTGTAACCTGTGacaaaaaaaattgtgtaggaaATTTCTGTAGTAAATTGTCCCCTTTTCTAGTAGTGATAAGTTTCTATTTTACTAAATTACTCTTTCACCATTTTTGCTATTTGGTAATTGTCTATTTGTATACTTTTAGtctgtttgttttggttttgtggGTTTCTTTTAAAGCAGTCTCTATATTTCTAGGGATAAAGGTAAGGTTAATCTACATCTCATCTTCATAGACTCTACCAGtggctttgctatttgtgggatttactgggtgaCTTTGATAATCATAACATTGGTTAGTAACTACTAATCATTAACCAAGTAGCAATAGCAACTTCCTAATGATTGAGTAGAAGGAGCTAAGAGACACCGAACATCGACAACATGTGAGTAGCAACAACTGCAATCCATAAGGGGGGACGGGGCACCCCGTGGTGGCCATTTGGCCACGCGTGGAAGGCAATGAAACACCGCCGCCGGTGCCAAGTTTAACGTGTGGTTTTGAAAACACGTTGTATATTTGACGCGTGAAGAAGTTGAGGGAAATTATTGGGTTgtgagggaaattgttgggtgtggtgagtgatggacatttccactaaaatccaccAATAGTAATGGAATAAAACTCGATGATGTGGCGGAACTTGATTGCATATTGTAAGTGATGAGTGATGGGCGCCCCAACCCCGTAAGTGATATCTCGCACCCAAGGAGTGACTTCACATGAGCAATCACCCACGCTCATGAAGGGTGAGTGCGTGAAGCAATGTTCTTAGAACTGTTCCACTTGTATCCCACTCTAAGTTTCCACCCTCTAATCAGGGACAGGTTTCAACACACAACTTTGGACATTCCAAACATACAATTTTGAACACGTATCATATGATTAATTCAATATTATAGACAACACTAAAAGAAGTGGGTTATTCAGAGCATAATCGTAATATTTAACActcatttataatttataatcaGTGATCTCTACTATCTTAGACAAAATCTACCAGTAATATCTACCATCTTAGAGAGAAGTTAATGATGCTCGTTAAGTTATTGTCATAAAGATTAGTTTGTACAAGGTGATCTCTATGTCTTAAGGATGAAGATAGTTTTAAAACCTTTTAATTGAAAACCAATGAGTAGACt
This sequence is a window from Helianthus annuus cultivar XRQ/B unplaced genomic scaffold, HanXRQr2.0-SUNRISE HanXRQChr00c002, whole genome shotgun sequence. Protein-coding genes within it:
- the LOC118489689 gene encoding plant cysteine oxidase 1-like gives rise to the protein MTEHDVGVRPNMPYFKVKETEGFPKITYLHLSECDKFSIGIFLLPPTGVLPLHNHPQMTVFSKLLFGTMHIKAYDWVDNIASSSAPKSDSSECEETAEEKTDSVRLAKLKVNSDFTAPCNTSILYPTDGGNMHCFTAITSCAVLDVLGPPYCDAEGRHCQYYRTHPFTSFSAGDNKQLPGDDEKAKELDYAWLEEIDKPAGLSVVGAPYNGPRIVEKE